ACTCTGCCAGCAAAGCCGCCATGCATCAATTGGCGGAGGCCATAAGGGCAGAAGAAAAAGCCGATTGGCTGACTCTGGTTTATCCTGCTTCAACAGATACCGCCTTTTTCTCAAAAGCCGGCAAAAACATTCCGAAGGCAATTCCTGTTCAGAAAGCTGAAAGCGTGGCAATAGCTATGATCAGAGGTGCTCAAAAAGGGAAAAGGAGAATTTATCCTTCTTTTATTTTTCGGACGGTTCTTTTGGTCAATAGGATTTTCCCTTTTATCAGACCCATATATCAGTTTTTGGAAAGCAGGAAATTCCAAAAATGGATGGGTTCTCCCAACAAATAAATGTTATTTGGTAGATTTGAAATTGAGAATGCATCAAACCCACTAAACCCCAATCCAAGATGAAAATATCATTTGTAGTATTATTCCTTACTTTAGTTCTATTAGCGGCCTGTAGCAGCAAGACAGAGGAAGCAACGCTCCCAATGAAAGTGGCAAAAGCCTACGGCTTTGATAATTTTTCAAAGCTCCATACCATTGCCTATACTTGGAATGTTCAGGTAGATTCCGTTAGGATTGTTACCAGGGATTGGAAATGGAATATCAGAGAAAGGACAGTATATTATGCAGATGCAGATACCAGCTACACCTACAGCCTTGATCTTCCCCAAGACCAAAAGCCTCAGGCTGACAAGGGATTTATCAATGATAAATATTGGCTCATGTATCCCTTCCAATTGGTATGGGATTCAGGGTATACCTACGAAGTGGAAGAAAATATTCCTGCACCCATTTCAGGGAATCCAAGTACCAAAATGGTTGTGGTGTATAACAATGAAGACGGTTATACCCCAGGAGATGCCTATGATTTATACTTGGATGATCAGTTTTTTATCAAAGAATGGGTGTTTAGAAGAGGTAACGGTCCTGAGGGCAGGGCATTTACATGGGAAAATGAAAAAGAATTCAAGGGAGTGAAATTTGCAACTGAGCATAAAAATGCAGAGGGAAAACGCTTTATCTGGTTTACAGATATTCAGGTAGATTGAGGTTAAAAAAAGCCCTTGCAATACTTGAACTGCAAGGGCTTTTTAGTGCTTTTTAGCCTTTTAGAAGGTTACAAAGCTGATACCTACATTAAAGTAAGCCGCATTACCAAGACTATTGATCATCCCAAAGTCTTGTGTTCCAAAGAAGCCACGGAAAAATTCCCTGCTTCCGGATAATTCATCGGCATTGAATGTCCAATCTATTCTATAGCCCGCCTGGAAGTGGGCCCAAAAAGGTCCTGGGATTTGCTTCTGAAACTCTAATCTTGGGCGTAGTTCCCCTCTCCTGATTTCAAAACTGTTGTTTCCAAAAGAAAACTCATCAATCCTATAGCTTTGTCCTTCCAGTTCATAGCCAAATAACAGAAGTGAGTTTTTGTTGAAGTTGTAACGCCCATGAGCTCTAGCGGGGAAGAGGATTTCAGTCCCCCATTTTCTATCAGCACTGGTTACGTCATACATGACTACAGGGACATAATTCAGGTTTCCCACACGATAGGTCCTGGCCAGACCTAAGCCCCATCTTTTTCTTTCGTTGACCCGCTTTCCATACACAGCTGCCAAACTCCATCGAATGGTATTGAAAGGCTGTAAAGAAAAACCATAATTACCACTCATATCCAGTAAACCCTGGAAAATAAAGAAATTTTCCTCGGTCATCGGAACATAGAAAGTATTGGTCCAATTGAGGTTATTCAGGCCAGTCTCGTTAAGAATACTTGCCAAACCGGAAGCATTGCCATCAGCCTGGATATCACTGATGTTATATCCTACCCTCATGTAATTCAGTCCACTTTGCCAGACAATATTACTTTTTGAAATAATCGGGATACTGGAATTGAAACGGAAGCCACCTGTAAAATTTACCGTGCCTGTTTCGCTTATAGGGGCGGATTCATCCACACCCCAGCCTGTCCCCTGACTTGCAGGAAACCTGGCTGCAGAAAGGCTCATATCATAAGGCATTTGCATGTCCCAAGAGACACTCAGAAAACGGGTTGGGCTTAATCCCACAATAGTGGGTTTTGCATACCGTTTTACATTGCTGTCATCCACGAGTTCAAGCTCTTCATACATACTCCAATCCTCCTCATCATCCTCATCCTGGGCAATGGCCCATTGTGGAGATGCCAAAACAGCTAGGAACAGTAACCAATAAATATGCTTCATCTTTTTATCGAGAACCATTATTTAACTTTGAGTCTTCTCCAAGTATCAGACCTTCCAAAAGTTTTTACACCTACGTAGCCACGGATATCCAAGGTATTCTCATCCTTCCATGTAATGACTGAGCTGTAAGTGTTGCCTGTTTCAGGATCATAAATGGTGCCATCAGCCCATTCACCTTTACCTTTGTATTCAAAATCTTTTAAAATCCTGTACCCTCTCAAAGGAACATTTTTCATGCTTGCATCCGGGTTGTTGACATCTGTTTTTGGTTTTCCAGTTTCGGGATCATTGGGTTCTTTCAACCATACAATCCTGCCATAATATTTCCCGTCAATATTATCGATTTTCACCCTGGCTTTGCCATGTCCAGGCTCCCAAACACCCACGATGTCGTCCGCATTTTGTGCCCAAGCATAAGTCCCCAGAAACGATAAACTTAAGATTAAGATCAACTTTTTCATAGATATTTTGATTTAGGTTTATTTTTTGACTTCTAATTCAAACACGATATTTAAGCTGAAATTCAAATCTTCCCAAAATTCCTCTTCTTTCAGATCAAAATCTCCGACAAAAGTGATTTTCCCATCCTCAAAGGCAGAGGATAAATTTTCCTGTTTGGCGGCAAGGGAAAGCTGAAAAGGGGTACCTGCCTCAATTTTCCCTTCGTACAGTCCAATTCTGGTCATGGAGGTATTTTTGGAGGTCACTTCAAAGACCATATTTTCCAACTCAGGCAATTCATCAGCTTCTTCCAATAAAAATTCCACTTTGGTGATTTTTGCGTTTTTCAGGCTGACTTTTTCATCAGCTCCCTTTCCTAGGATATCATTCAGATTGAATTCCCAAGAAGCGGTCGCTGTATTGGCACCCTCAAAAAGGGGACCTTCTGCCGTCAAGTAAAGTTCCGGGGATGCTACACGGATAGTTTCAGTTTCTCCGGAACAGGAAACCAGCCAAAAAGCGGTAAAAAAGGCAATTAAATAAGTTGGTATACTATATTTCATAATCTGTTTGTTGATTTAAGGTACGTTAATAATAAGTTTGAGGATTCATTGATGCCATTTTGGGACACAAGCACTTGGTCATTGATTAGACGCTTTCATTAAGTTTAACTCAGAAACTATATGTTCGGTTTACAGCTTCCAAGTTTCAAATTATTGGAGGCCAAGTGGGACCTTTTTGGAATCAAGGCAACAATTATCTTTTGTTTTTGGGGTGAAATCTTTTTTGGAATTTTCCCAAAAAGAAGCAAACTTCCAAGAATTGTTCTTGAGCAATTGGATTGCAAAAAAATATTCAAAAAGTTTAAAATGAAAATAAAAAGAATTTATGATCAAGAGAAATAGTTTTATTGCTTTCTTCATTTTGCTTGCCCACAGCTTGTTTGCCCAACAATTAAGTAAAACTGAAAAGCGCTTGTTGGAAACTATTGATAAGAATTATCAGGAAACGGTAGCTTTATTAGAAGAAACTGTCAATATCAATTCAGGAACTTTTAACCTGGAAGGAGTCCGGGAAGTGGGTAAGGTGTTTGAGAGGGAATTTGCAAAAATTGGATTCCAGACTGAATGGATAATCTTGCCTGATTCATTGAGGAGAGCGGGGCACTTCGTGGCCACCAGAAAAGGGAAAAGCGGTAAAAAACTATTTTTTATTGGACACTTGGATACAGTGTTTGAAAAGGATATGCCATTTTATCCTTTCACCATGATAGATGACAATACAGCGAAAGGACAAGGCGTAAATGATATGAAAGGCGGTAATGTGATGATTTTTGCTACGTTGAAGGCACTTCATGAACTGGGTCTTTTGGAAGACAAAACAATCACTGTCTATTTCACAGGTGATGAGGAGAATGCCGGAAATCCAAGCTGGGTCAGCAGATTGGATTTTGTAGAAAGGGCCAAGCAGCATGATTATGCGTTGGGGTATGAAACGGCACAGGGTTTTAATATAGCAACTGTAGCCCGTAGGGGAGCAAGTGGCTGGACTTTAAAAACAACAGGTAGGCAGTTGCATTCTTCGGGTGTATTTAGGGAATCTGTCGGCTATGGGGCAATTTATGAGGCCGCCAGAATTCTTAACGCTTTTAGAGAAGAATTGGCGGGAGAACAATACCTGACCTTCAATCCAGGGCAGATCATTGGTGGGTCGGATATTGAGTATGATGAGATAAGTGGTGAGGGGAAAGCATTGGGAAAAACCAACATAGTAGCAAGAGAAACTTTCGTTACAGGGGATTTGAGGTTTTTGGGAGAGGCACAAAAAGAATCAGCAAGGGAAAGGATGAGAAAGATCGTTTCCCAAAATCTCCACGGTACAGCAGCTGAGATTGAATTTGAGGACGGGATTCCTTCCATGCCTCCAACCTCTGGTAACCATGCCCTGGTGGATATCCTTAACAAAGTCAGCATGGATATGGGTTTTGGGGAAGTAAAAGCCGGAGATCCTGGATCCAGGGGGGCGGGAGATATTTCTTATGTGGCTGATTACCTTGATTGTATTGATGGTTTGGGTGCATCAGGGACAGGGGCTCATTCACCTGCAGAAACTATCAATATGAAGGAGTATCCTGACCTGATCAAGAGGAGTACGCTTTTTGTTTACCGCTTGTTAAATATGTAAACAAGTCACTGCAATTGTAGAGCAAGCTGGGATTTTACTTGGCTAATCAGTATTTGATTATTTTAGGCTTATGAAAAAGAATTTGATTCATGCAGTTTGTCTATTGGCTATGATCTTCATAGTAGCCGCATGCAATGAAGAAAAAGTAGGAAAAACAGCAACAGAAACCATGTCACCATCTCAGAAAATAGTAGTTTACCAAGTTTTCACCCGACTTTTTGGCAATACAAACACCACAAATAAACCTTGGGGTACCTTGGAAGAAAACGGAGTAGGCAAATTCAATGATTTTTCCGACAAGGCGCTACAGGAGATCAGGGATTTGGGAGTTACGCATATCTGGTATACCGGTGTTCCCCATCATGCTGTCATCCGGGATTATACTGAATACGGAATAAGCAATGATGATCCGGATGTGGTAAAAGGTAGGGCTGGTTCTCCGTATGCGGTTAAGGATTATTATCAGGTCAATCCAGATCTGGCAGTGAACCCGGCAAAGAGGTTGGAAGAATTCGAAGCCTTGATTGCAAGGACCCATCGGCATGGGCTGAAAGTCATCATTGATATTGTCCCCAACCATGTGGCAAGAAGGTATGAGGGGCTCAATAATCCGGTTGGGGTAAGGGATTTTGGGGCCGATGATGATGCGACAATTGAGTACCATAGGGACAATAATTTTTACTACATACCAGGGGAGCCTTTCAAAGTGCCTACCCCCTTGGACGGATACAGGCCTCTAGGAGGTGAGCAACATCCCCTTTCTGATGGTAAGTTTGAAGAATTTCCTGCAAAATGGACAGGAAATGGTAGCCGCAACCCACAACCTCATTTTTACGATTGGTACGAAACCGTAAAAGTAAATTATGGTGTAAGGCCGGATGGAAGTAAGGATTTTCCAGAATTACCGGAAGGTTTTGATAAAAAGGGTTACCAAGCCCATTTTGATTTTTGGAAGGATAAGGATGTTCCCAATTCTTGGAAAAAGTTCAAAGATATAGCCCTTTTTTGGATCGGAAAGGGAGTGGATGGATTCAGGTATGATATGGCTGAGATGGTGCCTGTGGAGTTTTGGTCCTACATGAACTCTTCCATAAAGATGAAGAACCCCGAAGCTTTCTTGTTGGCAGAAATATACAATCCAAAAGCCTACCGGGATTATATCCACTTAGGCAAAATGGATTACCTCTATGACAAAGTGGAACTTTATGATACCCTGAAAAATATCATACAGGGCAAAGGGTCCACTGACCATATTGCCCCTATTCAAATAGGTTTGGCAGATATCGGTAAGCACATGTTGCATTTTTTGGAAAATCATGATGAACAAAGAATCGCGAGTCCTGAGTTTGCAGGTAAAGCAGAGAAGGCAAAGCCTGCAGCAGTCCTGTCAGCTACCATAGATTCTGGGCCTATGATGATTTACTTTGGGCAGGAAGTAGGAGAACCTGGGGCTGAGGATGCCGGTTTTGGCAAGCCATCCCGAACTTCCATTTTCGATTATGTCGGGGTTCCGCACCACCAACGCTGGATGAACGGGGGGAAATTTGATGGAGGGCAACTTACTGCCGAAGAGAAGGAATTGAGGGACTTTTACAAAAGGCTCCTTAATTTGGCCAAAACCAGTCCAGCTTTGGCAGGGAAGTACCAAGAAATCCATCATTACAACCGTCTGCATACCGAGTGGTACAATGATAAAGTATTCTCATTTGTCCGTTGGTCTGATGGACAGCGGCTTTTGATCGTTACTAATTTTGATAGTCAGCAGAGTTTTGGCTTCGATCTGGAATTGCCAGCCGAACTGGTGAAAATATGGGGACTGTCAGAGGGTGAATTCAGGCTTTTGGAAAAACTTTACGGATATAAACAGCCCATACTCCAGGTTGCTGGGGGAAAAGCTAAAGTGAGGGTGGATCTGAATCCTTTGGAGAGTTGGATCTTAGAGCTTTAACAGAGCTAAATTGTATGTATTTATCCAGTTGGTTCAAAAGAAAGGCACAATTGATTACATTTGTGGATATAAACCCAAATAATTAAAGCATGGCTTATTATTTCAGATTAGGAAATATCCCACCGAAAAGGCATATCCAATTCCGTCAACCGGATGGTAGCCTTTATAAGGAGGAGTTGGTGAGTTCAAAGGGATTCTCCGGCATCTATTCCAACCTCTACCATATTCATAATCCAAATAATGTATTGTCGATAGGCAAACCAACACCATATCATTGGGAGCCTGCCAAAGAACATGGATTAAAACAGACCCATTTAAAAACAGCTGGAGTTACCACCACCGGGAAAGACTACCTCAGCGCCAGAAAAATGCTGATGATGAACAATGATGTCATGATGGGCATTTGTTCCCCTGAGCAGCGGAAGATGGATTATTATTTTAAGAATGCTGATGGTGACGAACTGATCTATGTGCATGATGGTGAGGGCGTAATGTATTCCCAATTTGGCAAATTGGAAGTGCGACAGGGAGATTATATCGTCATTCCGAGGACTACCATTTACCGTTTTGAGTGGAAAGAGGAAGGCCCTTTGAGGTTGTTGATCATAGAATCCCATGGACCTATTGAAACTGTAAAAAGGTATAGAAATGAATTGGGGCAGTTATTGGAGCATTCTCCTTACTGCGAACGTGACATCCGTCCTCCAGGGGAATTGGTGACAGAGGCTGAAAAAGGAGAATACCTCGTTCAGATTAAAAAGGGAGGTATGCTACATCCTTATATTTATGGCCACAGTCCTTTGGATATCGTAGGTTGGGATGGTTTTCTTTATCCTTATGCTTTGTCCATCCATGATTTTGAACCAATCACAGGACGTATTCATCAGCCACCTCCGGTACATCAGACTTTCCAGGCCTGGGGATTTGTCATTTGTTCCTTTGTTCCGAGGTTGTTTGACTACCATCCATTGGCCATACCTGCGCCTTATAACCACAGCAATATCGATTCCGATGAGGTCCTTTATTATGCTGAGGGAGAATTTATGTCCAGAAAAGGAATTGATAGGGGGTCATTTACCATCCATATGGGAGGGCTTCCGCATGGACCACACCCAGGAACTGTTGAGAAATCCATAGGGGCAAAGGAAACACATGAATTGGCAGTGATGCTTGATACCTTCCGGCCGCTATATGTAACCACCCAAGGATTGGATTTTGTCGATCCGGATTATCCGATGAGCTGGAAGGAATAATTTCAACTTTAAAGATGTTATGGGTAGGTCTTTGGAGTACGGTGTAAAGATTCTTGGAATTGGGTACTGGATTCCAAAGGCTTATTTTTTTAAGATGGGATATCAGGTTTTTTCCTTGCATCAATTGAAGTCAAAGGCCTAAAAACTTCAATTCTTCTTTAAAGCTCATTTCCTTATGTTTCAGGTTTTGTCTTTGGATAACAGATCTTTCTGTAGTCAGTCTATTGATACTGACAGAATGGGCATGATAGTCTTTTTCCCATTGAAAGTTACTGTTGACCAGCTCATTTTTTCTCATTTTCGATTGGATAAAAGTCTGAAGGTGTGATACCAATCCATTAAGTGACATGTCTTCAGGTAGTTTTAAAAGTATATGGATATGCTCTGGTAATACGGCAAAGCTGACAGCGTTATTACTGTGCTCACTTGCAAATTCTTCTATGGCTTCACCTATGCATTTGGCTTCAGGATTACCAAATATAGGAATTTGGTTTTTGGTGCTTAAGACCAAATGCATCCATATTTCAGAATGTGAGTGTTTCATTTCCGTAAATCATCTGCTTAAAAATAGAAATAAAAAATATTTTCTGAAAATTCATCGCTAGGTTATTTGAAAATTTCGAATCATAAAATTCAAGCTACGCAAAAAACAAGTTTGAAATATTATACCAAAAAAAGAATCCTTTAATTTCGATACGATTGAAGGATTCAATTTGGGGTATTTTTATTGGAGCACTTCCAATATCGGTTGACCAGTTGCGCCATTAGGAAGGCGAATATTCAGCAACATGGATAAGGTAGGTGCTATATCTGTGATGGTTACATATCTTGAACTTTCTCCCTTTGGAATATGCCAGCCCATAAAAATAATGGGGACATGGGTGTCGTAAGTATAGCCCGTGCCGTGGGTAGTTCCCCTCCAGGAGCTTGTCAACCAGGCCGGTTCCAAAATTAAAAGTAGGTCTCCCGAAGCCTTATGGTTGTATCCCATTTGTAAGAGGTGCTTCTTACCTGTTTGGTAATCCATTCTCCTCATATCCGTAGCAGTATAGACCTCTTTAATGCCATCAAAACGGAGTAGAAAGTCTGCCAATTCCCTTTGGATTTTTTCTATGCTGATGCCTTTTTCTTTTGCAAGCTCATGATTGATGAAAACCTGCTCATTGGAGAAATTGCTGATCCAGTTTCCCTCTCCATAATTCAACACACAGAAGCCCCTCATTTGGGTAAGGATAAAGCGGGAATTGAAGTTGCCCGCCGGTACATTTTCGCTCAGCATATATTCCACAATATCTGCTACGGCATGATCGGCAGTCAGAAAAATGAGATACTCTCCTTTTCCATATTCTTTGTCCAGATAATTGAAAAATTGCTCCAGTTCCCGGTCCAGCCTCAGGTAGTTATCTTCCAATTCGACAGAGGTAGGTCCAAAACGGTGGCCAATATAATCAGGTGAGGAAAAACTGATGGCAAGTAGGTCTGTTTCCCCTCTTTTCCCCAATTTTTCTCCTTCAATGGCTGCGTAGGCCATGTCCAAAGTGAGGGAATTGCCAAAAGGGGTTGAGGCAATTAATCCAAAATTGTCATTGTTTTCCATTAAGGAAGGAAGGTCATAAGGGAACGTAGTGGTTTCCATACCAATAAACGGCCCTTCAAAATCATTGTCATCTGCTATACTTTGCACATAAGTTTCTATGGGGAAGAGCGTTTCCCATTTACCCGAAAGGTATTTTTTGGCTAAATTTCTTTTGTTGAAATCCTTTACCCATTGTGGAAGTTCTTGGTAATAATAGGTTGAGGTCATAAATTCCCCGGTTTTGCTGTCAAACCAATAGGCATCACCCATATGGCCTGCAGGTAAAGAAGCTCCTCTGTCTTTTATGGCAATTCCAACGACTTTAGATCTTTTATTGCTGGAGAATCTCAGTTCGTCTGAAATGGTCGTGGAATACATGTTCCGTGGAGAAATTTTCCCATTTTCTTCCGAGCCTCCCACAGCCTGCACAGTACTGTCCTCTGCACAGTAGATCATTCTTCCCAGATTGCGGACATACCAGTTGTTGGCAATGATGCCATGTGTTGCAGGTGTAGTTCCTGTGTACACAGAGGCATGACCTGGACCAGTATAGGTTGGAATGTAATTGTAATGGGCGTTTTTCATCATGAAACCTTCTTTCATGAGTCTCTTGAAGCCTCCATCGGAATATCTTTCTTCAAATTTGTAAAAATATTCCTGTCTCATTTGGTCTACCACAATACCCACCACCAATTTTGGTTTTTTGGCAGGAGGATTTTGAGCTATAGAAGGCAGAGAAATAAATAAGAGGAAAATGATGGAGATGTGTTTTATCATGACTTTTTAAAATCGAAATCTTACAAATATAGAGAAACGGTAAGCCTCTATGGCCATTTATGGGATAAATGTCGTTAATCCGTACATTACCTGACTTACAATTATTTGTTTGGTGCATGTTTTTCCCCTGCAGATAGTATATTTCATCGTCGAAAATTAAATCCTATGAGAAATTGTGTTCAGTTATTATTGATTTTATTTCTTCTTCCCCTAAGCCTTGTTATTCATGCTCAATCTTATTTTGCAGACGGATTAAGTGCGGATTTTCACAAAGATAGAAGGGAAGCCCTGAGAAAAACTATGCCTGAAAACAGTGCGGCTGTATTTTTCAACAACCCGATGAAAAACAGGTCAAATGATACCGAATTTCAATATAGGCCCAACTCTGACTTTTACTACCTTACAGGTTTCAGGGAGCCTAATGCTGCCTTGATTATTTTTAAAAATCCACAGCTTGTGGAGGGTAAACAGGTCAATGAAATTATCTACGTACAGCCCAGAGATCCCAGGAAAGAACAATGGGACGGAGAAAGGTTGGGTATTGAAGGGGTAAAAGAGAAGTTGGGTTTTGAAATGGTTTTTCTAAATTCAGACTTTTTGAAGAAGCCGGGAGTTGACTGGTCCAAAGTCCATCCTCTGCTTTCTTTCAATCTGGGTGAGATAGAAGGCGGCGCTTACAATGCTCCTTTGAAGGAGATGGTTGCCAGCTTAAGAGCCTTCAGTTTAAATAAAGAAGCCCCAAGTTCCCCTAGCCTTGACCAGCTGATGAATCAACTCCGGGTAAAAAAGACCGCGGAGGAGTTGGTCGTATTGAGGAGGGCAGTGGAAATTTCGGGTAAGGCACATATAGAGGCATTCAAATCTGTGCAACCTGGAGTTTCAGAAAGAGCTATACAAGGAGTGCATGAGTTTGTTCACAAAGCGTTGGGTGCTGAAAGTGTGGGCTACAGTTCAATTGTAGGCGCGAGGAACAACTCTACCATTCTTCATTATGTGGACAATTATAGGACCGGTCTTCAGGATGGTTTGATTCTGATGGACGTTGGGGCTGAATTCAGAGGCTACTCCGGCGATATTACAAGGACAGTGCCTGTGAAAGGAAAGTTTTCACCAGAAGAAAAGGCTATTTATGAAATTGTTCTGGAAGCTTTGGAAGCAGGAATTGCTGCCTGTCAGCCGGGGTCTGATTTTCAAAAAGTTAATGCGGCATCCCGCAAAGTAATAGATGAAGGTTTGGTTGAGCTTGGTTTGGTCAAGCCTGGGGAGCGGCATCCCTACTTTCCACATGGTATTGGGCATCATTTGGGCCTGGATGTTCATGATAGAGGGGGATATGGAAAATTGGAGCCCGGAATGGTCCTGACCGTAGAGCCCGGAATTTATATTCCCGAAGGAAGTCCTGTTGATTCCAAGTGGTGGGGCATTGGAGTCCGGATTGAGGATAATATTTTAATTACAGAAGCTGGTCATGAAAATCTGAGTGCTTTTGTCCCCAAGACTGTAGAGGAAATTGAAACAGTGATGAAAGAGGAAGGGATTCTTCAAAAGTTGGGTTTGGATTGATTTGGGAGCCATTATCCTGAAAATTTTCAAAGAAAAAGAGGCTGTCTCATCAATGCAGACAGCCTCTTTTTAGTTAATCTTTTTTCTTCAGGTCTCCCCGCTTAATGGATTGGATAAATCTGGACCAGGCAAATGGGTCAAGAAGGGTGAATGGTCTTGGGCCATATCGGTCCTGGATTTGCATTACCCTGCCTTGCTGGAAATAGCGCCAGTTTTCATTACCTGAGGCGGGCATGGCTTCCGCATAGCGCAATAAGGTCTCAGGACTTAGGTTGCCTCTTGTATCGATGGCCATGGGAGCTTCATAGTTCATCGCCAGTAACTGTCTTTTTAACTCTTCTTCTGAAGGGAAAGGCATGACTTCGATTTCAGACAGGGCAATTTCATCCAACTGCATGGTCACAATAAGGCTGATGTCGCCCGTGGTGTTATCCGGAACTTTAAAAGTCTGTCTTTTGAGACCGATAAAACTGAATACGACGGAATCACCCTCAAGGACAGGCATAGAAAAATATCCATACCTTCCAGAGGTAGTTCCCCTTCCCTTTTTCGGAACATAGATGTTTACACCAGGGACAGCATCGGTGCTATCTGCATTGAGGATGATTCCGGAGAGTTGGATTACTTTTCTTTCTTTATCCTGGGCAAAAACTTCCTGTTTCCCCATGAAAAGGAAAAAAGCAATA
This Cecembia calidifontis DNA region includes the following protein-coding sequences:
- a CDS encoding homogentisate 1,2-dioxygenase: MAYYFRLGNIPPKRHIQFRQPDGSLYKEELVSSKGFSGIYSNLYHIHNPNNVLSIGKPTPYHWEPAKEHGLKQTHLKTAGVTTTGKDYLSARKMLMMNNDVMMGICSPEQRKMDYYFKNADGDELIYVHDGEGVMYSQFGKLEVRQGDYIVIPRTTIYRFEWKEEGPLRLLIIESHGPIETVKRYRNELGQLLEHSPYCERDIRPPGELVTEAEKGEYLVQIKKGGMLHPYIYGHSPLDIVGWDGFLYPYALSIHDFEPITGRIHQPPPVHQTFQAWGFVICSFVPRLFDYHPLAIPAPYNHSNIDSDEVLYYAEGEFMSRKGIDRGSFTIHMGGLPHGPHPGTVEKSIGAKETHELAVMLDTFRPLYVTTQGLDFVDPDYPMSWKE
- a CDS encoding transposase, with the protein product MKHSHSEIWMHLVLSTKNQIPIFGNPEAKCIGEAIEEFASEHSNNAVSFAVLPEHIHILLKLPEDMSLNGLVSHLQTFIQSKMRKNELVNSNFQWEKDYHAHSVSINRLTTERSVIQRQNLKHKEMSFKEELKFLGL
- a CDS encoding DUF2147 domain-containing protein, producing the protein MKKLILILSLSFLGTYAWAQNADDIVGVWEPGHGKARVKIDNIDGKYYGRIVWLKEPNDPETGKPKTDVNNPDASMKNVPLRGYRILKDFEYKGKGEWADGTIYDPETGNTYSSVITWKDENTLDIRGYVGVKTFGRSDTWRRLKVK
- a CDS encoding M20/M25/M40 family metallo-hydrolase, which encodes MIKRNSFIAFFILLAHSLFAQQLSKTEKRLLETIDKNYQETVALLEETVNINSGTFNLEGVREVGKVFEREFAKIGFQTEWIILPDSLRRAGHFVATRKGKSGKKLFFIGHLDTVFEKDMPFYPFTMIDDNTAKGQGVNDMKGGNVMIFATLKALHELGLLEDKTITVYFTGDEENAGNPSWVSRLDFVERAKQHDYALGYETAQGFNIATVARRGASGWTLKTTGRQLHSSGVFRESVGYGAIYEAARILNAFREELAGEQYLTFNPGQIIGGSDIEYDEISGEGKALGKTNIVARETFVTGDLRFLGEAQKESARERMRKIVSQNLHGTAAEIEFEDGIPSMPPTSGNHALVDILNKVSMDMGFGEVKAGDPGSRGAGDISYVADYLDCIDGLGASGTGAHSPAETINMKEYPDLIKRSTLFVYRLLNM
- a CDS encoding carboxypeptidase-like regulatory domain-containing protein, with protein sequence MGKQEVFAQDKERKVIQLSGIILNADSTDAVPGVNIYVPKKGRGTTSGRYGYFSMPVLEGDSVVFSFIGLKRQTFKVPDNTTGDISLIVTMQLDEIALSEIEVMPFPSEEELKRQLLAMNYEAPMAIDTRGNLSPETLLRYAEAMPASGNENWRYFQQGRVMQIQDRYGPRPFTLLDPFAWSRFIQSIKRGDLKKKD
- a CDS encoding alpha-amylase family glycosyl hydrolase translates to MSPSQKIVVYQVFTRLFGNTNTTNKPWGTLEENGVGKFNDFSDKALQEIRDLGVTHIWYTGVPHHAVIRDYTEYGISNDDPDVVKGRAGSPYAVKDYYQVNPDLAVNPAKRLEEFEALIARTHRHGLKVIIDIVPNHVARRYEGLNNPVGVRDFGADDDATIEYHRDNNFYYIPGEPFKVPTPLDGYRPLGGEQHPLSDGKFEEFPAKWTGNGSRNPQPHFYDWYETVKVNYGVRPDGSKDFPELPEGFDKKGYQAHFDFWKDKDVPNSWKKFKDIALFWIGKGVDGFRYDMAEMVPVEFWSYMNSSIKMKNPEAFLLAEIYNPKAYRDYIHLGKMDYLYDKVELYDTLKNIIQGKGSTDHIAPIQIGLADIGKHMLHFLENHDEQRIASPEFAGKAEKAKPAAVLSATIDSGPMMIYFGQEVGEPGAEDAGFGKPSRTSIFDYVGVPHHQRWMNGGKFDGGQLTAEEKELRDFYKRLLNLAKTSPALAGKYQEIHHYNRLHTEWYNDKVFSFVRWSDGQRLLIVTNFDSQQSFGFDLELPAELVKIWGLSEGEFRLLEKLYGYKQPILQVAGGKAKVRVDLNPLESWILEL
- the pafA gene encoding alkaline phosphatase PafA translates to MIKHISIIFLLFISLPSIAQNPPAKKPKLVVGIVVDQMRQEYFYKFEERYSDGGFKRLMKEGFMMKNAHYNYIPTYTGPGHASVYTGTTPATHGIIANNWYVRNLGRMIYCAEDSTVQAVGGSEENGKISPRNMYSTTISDELRFSSNKRSKVVGIAIKDRGASLPAGHMGDAYWFDSKTGEFMTSTYYYQELPQWVKDFNKRNLAKKYLSGKWETLFPIETYVQSIADDNDFEGPFIGMETTTFPYDLPSLMENNDNFGLIASTPFGNSLTLDMAYAAIEGEKLGKRGETDLLAISFSSPDYIGHRFGPTSVELEDNYLRLDRELEQFFNYLDKEYGKGEYLIFLTADHAVADIVEYMLSENVPAGNFNSRFILTQMRGFCVLNYGEGNWISNFSNEQVFINHELAKEKGISIEKIQRELADFLLRFDGIKEVYTATDMRRMDYQTGKKHLLQMGYNHKASGDLLLILEPAWLTSSWRGTTHGTGYTYDTHVPIIFMGWHIPKGESSRYVTITDIAPTLSMLLNIRLPNGATGQPILEVLQ
- a CDS encoding aminopeptidase P N-terminal domain-containing protein translates to MRNCVQLLLILFLLPLSLVIHAQSYFADGLSADFHKDRREALRKTMPENSAAVFFNNPMKNRSNDTEFQYRPNSDFYYLTGFREPNAALIIFKNPQLVEGKQVNEIIYVQPRDPRKEQWDGERLGIEGVKEKLGFEMVFLNSDFLKKPGVDWSKVHPLLSFNLGEIEGGAYNAPLKEMVASLRAFSLNKEAPSSPSLDQLMNQLRVKKTAEELVVLRRAVEISGKAHIEAFKSVQPGVSERAIQGVHEFVHKALGAESVGYSSIVGARNNSTILHYVDNYRTGLQDGLILMDVGAEFRGYSGDITRTVPVKGKFSPEEKAIYEIVLEALEAGIAACQPGSDFQKVNAASRKVIDEGLVELGLVKPGERHPYFPHGIGHHLGLDVHDRGGYGKLEPGMVLTVEPGIYIPEGSPVDSKWWGIGVRIEDNILITEAGHENLSAFVPKTVEEIETVMKEEGILQKLGLD